The Streptomyces spororaveus genome includes a region encoding these proteins:
- a CDS encoding HAD family hydrolase, with protein sequence MSALAAVLFDMDGTLVDTEVLWWRTTEEVAGGLGHRLTEADAPEVVGRAVEDTAAHLVRVSGGGDPADVAAALTENFFRGVEAGAPMRPGAQRLLTALEAEGVPFALVSASPRVVVDSVVGGSLAHVPFAFTLSADDTARTKPHPDPYRAAAGRLGLAPADCVAVEDSPDGAASAEAAGCAVLVVPSLLAVPASPPRTFAGSLEDVTVAGLRRCLTAPG encoded by the coding sequence GTGAGCGCCCTGGCGGCGGTCCTGTTCGACATGGACGGCACCCTCGTCGACACCGAGGTGCTGTGGTGGCGCACCACCGAGGAGGTGGCCGGCGGCCTCGGCCACCGGCTCACCGAAGCGGACGCGCCGGAGGTCGTCGGCCGCGCGGTGGAGGACACCGCCGCGCACCTCGTACGGGTCTCGGGCGGGGGAGACCCGGCGGACGTGGCGGCGGCGCTCACCGAGAACTTCTTCCGCGGGGTCGAGGCCGGGGCGCCCATGCGCCCCGGCGCCCAGCGGCTGCTGACCGCGCTGGAGGCGGAGGGCGTGCCCTTCGCCCTGGTCAGCGCCTCGCCGCGGGTCGTCGTCGACTCGGTGGTCGGGGGCTCCCTGGCCCATGTCCCCTTCGCCTTCACCCTGTCCGCCGACGACACCGCCCGCACCAAGCCGCACCCGGACCCCTACCGGGCCGCTGCCGGGCGCCTCGGCCTCGCACCGGCGGACTGCGTCGCGGTGGAGGACTCGCCGGACGGCGCCGCCTCCGCGGAGGCGGCCGGCTGCGCGGTCCTGGTGGTCCCCTCCCTGCTCGCCGTCCCGGCGTCCCCACCGCGGACCTTCGCCGGGTCCCTGGAGGACGTCACCGTGGCAGGGCTGCGACGCTGCCTGACGGCTCCGGGCTGA
- a CDS encoding DUF2330 domain-containing protein, with translation MKRRILALLFALLATQLGALVNPAYACGCGAMIPDGQSRIGVDRETSVVRWDGRTEQIVMRFTVGGDAHRAAWIMPVPGRATVELGDGKMFDELTRLTRPVHKDRGYFWPRERDWPFSSDTRDGVGDRAPGSAAPPVGVVGREQLGDFDVARLTATDPDALRNWLESNGFKLPDRLATEVKPYVDQGWEYVAVRLAPRGPGHPLRGDLDPLRIRFDSARLVYPMRLSRMAQTPQSLGLYVLADHRMEPASPIGGSAPEVTFAGTIHPEDGPLADLAGAEPVFLTAVDQRFPVPSRIDADHELRATAKDTPYRRAIYHDKLLRVGGVPLWLLTLGAAMVVLTAASVAVVRRRERRPRPAGAS, from the coding sequence ATGAAACGAAGAATTCTCGCGCTGCTGTTCGCCCTGCTCGCGACCCAGCTGGGCGCACTGGTCAACCCGGCCTACGCGTGCGGGTGCGGGGCCATGATTCCCGACGGCCAGTCCCGGATCGGCGTCGACCGGGAGACCTCCGTCGTGCGCTGGGACGGCCGTACGGAGCAGATAGTCATGCGGTTCACCGTCGGCGGGGACGCCCACCGGGCCGCCTGGATCATGCCGGTGCCGGGCCGGGCCACGGTGGAGCTGGGCGACGGCAAGATGTTCGACGAACTGACCCGGCTCACCCGGCCCGTGCACAAGGACCGCGGCTACTTCTGGCCGCGCGAGCGCGACTGGCCCTTCTCCTCGGACACCCGGGACGGCGTCGGGGACCGGGCGCCCGGCAGTGCCGCGCCGCCGGTCGGGGTCGTCGGGCGCGAGCAGCTCGGAGACTTCGACGTGGCACGCCTGACCGCCACCGACCCGGACGCCCTGAGGAACTGGCTGGAGAGCAACGGCTTCAAGCTGCCCGACCGCCTCGCCACCGAGGTCAAGCCGTACGTGGACCAGGGCTGGGAGTACGTGGCGGTACGGCTGGCCCCGCGCGGGCCGGGCCATCCGCTGCGCGGCGACCTGGACCCGCTGCGGATCCGCTTCGACAGCGCCCGGCTCGTCTACCCGATGCGGCTCTCCCGGATGGCGCAGACACCGCAGTCCCTCGGCCTGTACGTCCTCGCCGACCACCGCATGGAGCCCGCCTCCCCGATCGGCGGCTCCGCACCCGAGGTGACCTTCGCGGGCACCATCCACCCCGAGGACGGCCCGCTCGCCGACCTGGCCGGTGCCGAGCCGGTCTTCCTCACCGCCGTCGACCAGCGGTTCCCGGTGCCGAGCCGCATCGACGCCGACCACGAACTGCGCGCCACGGCCAAGGACACCCCGTACCGCAGGGCGATCTACCACGACAAGCTGCTCAGGGTGGGCGGCGTCCCGCTCTGGCTCCTGACGCTGGGCGCCGCCATGGTGGTTTTGACTGCAGCCTCCGTCGCCGTCGTGCGCCGACGCGAACGCCGCCCGCGCCCGGCCGGGGCCTCCTGA
- a CDS encoding competence protein CoiA family protein: MHLTHRGRDVWYLRHADGAPHCASAGESMAHHLLKLELATAARAAGWSAEYEVAAPDGSWRADVLAQSPDGGRRTALEAQLSGISVAGIGMRTARYAADGMEVCWFTDRKRVPWLDTVPAVRIARPQDGGPLQVVAGAARFVPDWCADRADCRRTEPPGAGDDRPKDFRGPLPCGGHGAWTSPGPFPLGRFVAALCAGSVIRSEVTGARPGEQAVMRWVTPGYARMAEEEIRAAHARRRAVAVAHEWLRAAHKEQWEAALRRREEEERQRAADLAAEAAEREAREQRRREAMEAANWRLEQDPYRRMELRDRMARFVGPASDFLRHETGVHPATHYMEAPSFAGGLPLYVRGRPYAVICPVADDIPPVRDRLAALLLFAADPEDGERISRRAAPGQRVVVIPPQRREGV, translated from the coding sequence GTGCACCTCACCCACCGTGGGCGGGACGTGTGGTACCTGCGGCATGCCGACGGCGCGCCGCACTGTGCGTCCGCCGGCGAGAGCATGGCGCACCACCTGTTGAAGCTGGAGCTGGCGACGGCCGCCCGGGCCGCCGGGTGGTCCGCCGAGTACGAGGTGGCCGCGCCGGACGGGTCCTGGCGTGCCGACGTACTGGCGCAGTCGCCGGACGGCGGCCGCCGGACGGCGCTGGAGGCCCAGTTGTCCGGGATCTCGGTGGCCGGGATCGGGATGCGCACCGCCCGCTACGCGGCGGACGGCATGGAGGTGTGCTGGTTCACGGACCGCAAGCGGGTGCCGTGGCTCGACACGGTACCTGCGGTACGGATCGCCCGGCCCCAGGACGGTGGGCCCCTCCAGGTCGTGGCCGGGGCGGCCCGGTTCGTGCCGGACTGGTGCGCGGACCGCGCGGACTGCCGCAGGACCGAGCCGCCGGGGGCCGGCGACGACCGCCCCAAGGACTTCCGGGGCCCGCTCCCGTGCGGGGGTCACGGCGCGTGGACGTCGCCCGGGCCCTTCCCGCTGGGGCGGTTCGTGGCGGCGCTCTGCGCCGGGAGTGTGATCCGGTCCGAGGTGACCGGGGCCCGCCCCGGTGAGCAGGCGGTCATGCGGTGGGTGACGCCGGGGTACGCGCGGATGGCCGAGGAGGAGATCCGTGCCGCGCATGCGCGGCGCCGGGCGGTCGCCGTGGCCCACGAGTGGCTGCGGGCCGCGCACAAGGAGCAGTGGGAGGCGGCCCTGCGCCGCCGTGAGGAAGAGGAGCGGCAGCGGGCCGCGGACCTGGCCGCCGAGGCGGCGGAACGGGAAGCGCGCGAGCAGCGGCGGCGCGAGGCGATGGAGGCCGCGAACTGGCGGCTGGAGCAGGACCCTTACCGGCGGATGGAGCTGCGGGACCGGATGGCCCGCTTCGTCGGCCCGGCGTCGGACTTCCTCCGGCACGAGACCGGTGTCCATCCGGCCACCCACTACATGGAGGCCCCTTCCTTCGCGGGCGGCCTGCCCCTGTACGTACGGGGCCGGCCGTACGCGGTGATCTGCCCGGTGGCCGACGACATACCGCCGGTGCGGGACCGGCTGGCCGCGCTGCTCCTGTTCGCGGCCGACCCCGAGGACGGCGAGCGGATCAGTCGGCGGGCGGCGCCCGGTCAGCGTGTGGTCGTGATCCCGCCGCAGCGCCGCGAGGGGGTGTGA